One Polaribacter sp. KT25b DNA segment encodes these proteins:
- a CDS encoding SPFH domain-containing protein has product MPSIALIIIVIIGLLLFASFFIVKQQTAAIIETFGRFTSIRQSGFQLKIPGMQKVAGRLSLKIQQLDVIVETKTLDDVFVKLKVSVQYKVIYEKVYEAFYKLDYPHDQITSYVFDVVRAEVPKMKLDDVFVKKDDIAIAVKAELNDAMMEYGFDIIRTLVTDIDPDPQVKIAMNRINAAEREKVAAQYEGDAQRILIVERAKAEAESKRLQGQGIADQRREIARGLEESVDVLNRVGINSQEASALIVVTQHYDTLQSIGQETNSNLILLPNSPQAGSQMLNDMVASFTASNQIGEAMKNQKPKKKE; this is encoded by the coding sequence ATGCCATCAATAGCACTTATAATTATAGTTATTATCGGGCTTCTACTATTTGCTTCATTTTTTATAGTTAAACAACAAACTGCAGCAATTATTGAAACCTTTGGAAGATTTACAAGTATTCGTCAATCTGGTTTTCAATTAAAAATTCCAGGAATGCAAAAAGTTGCCGGAAGATTAAGTTTAAAAATTCAGCAATTAGATGTAATTGTTGAAACAAAAACATTAGATGATGTTTTTGTAAAGTTAAAAGTATCAGTACAATATAAAGTAATTTATGAAAAAGTGTATGAAGCATTTTATAAGTTAGATTATCCTCATGATCAAATAACAAGTTATGTTTTTGATGTTGTAAGAGCAGAAGTACCTAAAATGAAATTAGACGATGTTTTTGTTAAAAAAGATGATATTGCCATTGCTGTAAAAGCAGAATTAAATGATGCAATGATGGAATATGGTTTTGATATTATTAGAACTTTAGTTACAGATATTGATCCAGATCCTCAAGTAAAAATAGCAATGAACAGAATTAATGCTGCAGAAAGAGAAAAAGTTGCTGCACAATATGAAGGAGATGCACAACGTATTTTAATTGTAGAACGTGCAAAAGCAGAAGCAGAAAGCAAGCGTTTACAAGGACAAGGTATTGCAGATCAAAGACGTGAAATTGCACGTGGTTTAGAAGAGTCTGTAGATGTTTTAAATAGAGTTGGTATCAATAGTCAAGAAGCATCAGCATTAATCGTTGTAACGCAACATTATGATACTTTACAATCTATTGGACAAGAAACGAATAGTAATTTAATTTTATTACCAAACTCACCACAAGCTGGTAGCCAAATGTTAAATGATATGGTTGCAAGTTTTACGGCAAGTAATCAAATTGGTGAAGCAATGAAAAACCAAAAACCTAAAAAGAAAGAGTAA
- the rnr gene encoding ribonuclease R, giving the protein MTRKKNKIYKKKGKIVKDLTKNIFRILNEDSEKFYNYKQIAAKLKISDTDGKTQVLKKLAELTATKKIKEVDRGKFQINTDRKYSIGTLDITSNGNGYFITDDYENDIFIPNINLGKGLHQDTVKAYVYKKRSGKKLEADVVEILERAKTEFVGVLQMNKNFGFVVPDSNKMYADIFISQNKLNGAQDGDKVQATIVDWPENSKNPFGKITTVLGKPGDHNTEMHSILLEYDLPYEFEPEVEKEAGNLPIEITKAEIAKRRDMRKDLTFTIDPKDAKDFDDALSFTKLENGNFEIGIHIADVSHYLQPKTILDDEAYKRATSVYLVDRVVPMLPEMLSNGVCSLRPNEEKLTFSAVFEINKKAQIINQWFGRTVTYSDQRFAYEEAQSIIENCKLSDDIKPYTMPLETSIIDEEYQVDPKIVEATLKLDELAKILRKKRMKEGAISFDRVEVKFNLDENANPIGVFFKESQDANKLIEEFMLLANRKVAEFIGFSKGKATNKTFIYRVHDEPDVEKLASLQNIIGKFGYKINTDSKESTSDSLNKLLNDVHGKAESNMIETLTIRTMSKAVYTTQNIGHYGLAFDYYSHFTSPIRRYPDVMTHRLLQYYLDGGESPKADIYEEKCKHSSKREELASKAERDSIKYMQVKYMQDHKDEIFDGVITGVTEWGIYVEISSNKCEGMVRIRDIKSDYYIFDEKQYAIVGQSTKNIYQLGNEVKIRVKNTDLERKHLDFSLIED; this is encoded by the coding sequence ATGACTAGAAAGAAAAATAAAATATATAAAAAGAAAGGAAAAATTGTAAAAGATTTAACCAAAAATATATTTAGAATATTAAATGAAGACAGCGAAAAGTTTTATAATTATAAACAAATTGCTGCAAAATTAAAGATTTCTGATACTGATGGTAAAACTCAAGTTTTAAAGAAATTAGCAGAATTAACTGCTACTAAAAAAATTAAAGAAGTAGACAGAGGCAAGTTTCAAATTAATACAGATAGAAAATATTCTATTGGTACTTTAGATATTACATCTAACGGAAATGGGTATTTTATTACTGATGACTATGAAAATGATATTTTTATACCAAATATAAATCTTGGTAAAGGTTTACATCAAGATACAGTAAAAGCGTATGTATATAAAAAACGTAGTGGAAAAAAATTAGAAGCAGATGTTGTAGAAATTTTAGAACGTGCAAAAACAGAGTTTGTAGGTGTTTTACAAATGAATAAAAACTTTGGTTTTGTAGTACCAGATAGCAATAAAATGTATGCAGATATTTTTATATCTCAAAACAAATTAAATGGTGCACAAGATGGCGATAAAGTACAAGCTACAATTGTAGATTGGCCAGAAAATTCTAAAAATCCGTTTGGAAAAATTACTACAGTTTTAGGAAAACCTGGCGATCATAATACAGAAATGCATTCTATTTTATTAGAATACGATTTACCTTATGAGTTTGAACCAGAAGTAGAAAAAGAAGCAGGAAATTTACCTATAGAAATTACGAAAGCAGAAATTGCCAAACGTAGAGATATGCGTAAAGATTTAACTTTTACCATAGATCCAAAAGATGCAAAAGATTTTGATGATGCATTATCATTTACAAAATTAGAAAATGGTAATTTCGAAATAGGAATTCATATTGCAGATGTTTCGCATTATTTACAACCAAAAACTATTTTAGATGATGAAGCTTATAAACGTGCAACATCTGTTTATTTGGTTGATAGGGTAGTGCCTATGTTACCAGAAATGTTAAGTAATGGCGTTTGTTCTTTAAGACCAAATGAAGAAAAATTAACCTTTTCTGCTGTGTTTGAAATTAATAAGAAAGCACAAATTATTAATCAATGGTTTGGTAGAACTGTAACCTATTCAGATCAACGTTTTGCATATGAAGAAGCGCAATCAATCATAGAAAATTGTAAATTATCTGATGATATTAAGCCATATACAATGCCTTTAGAAACTTCTATTATTGATGAAGAATATCAAGTAGATCCAAAAATTGTAGAAGCAACTTTAAAGTTAGATGAATTAGCCAAAATTCTTCGTAAAAAAAGAATGAAAGAAGGCGCAATTTCTTTTGATAGAGTAGAAGTGAAGTTCAATTTAGATGAAAATGCAAATCCTATTGGCGTTTTCTTTAAAGAATCTCAAGATGCTAATAAATTAATTGAAGAATTTATGTTGTTAGCAAATAGAAAAGTTGCCGAATTTATAGGTTTTTCTAAAGGAAAAGCAACAAATAAAACTTTTATTTATAGAGTTCATGATGAACCAGATGTAGAAAAATTAGCTTCTCTACAAAACATTATTGGTAAATTTGGATATAAAATTAACACAGACTCTAAAGAATCAACATCAGATTCTTTAAACAAGCTTTTAAACGATGTTCATGGTAAAGCAGAATCTAATATGATAGAAACTTTAACTATTAGAACAATGTCTAAAGCGGTGTATACAACTCAGAATATTGGTCACTACGGATTGGCTTTTGATTATTATAGCCACTTTACGTCGCCAATTAGACGATATCCAGACGTAATGACGCATAGATTACTTCAGTATTATTTAGATGGCGGAGAAAGTCCAAAAGCAGATATTTATGAAGAAAAGTGTAAACATTCATCCAAAAGAGAAGAATTAGCAAGTAAAGCAGAAAGAGATTCTATTAAATACATGCAAGTTAAATATATGCAAGATCATAAAGATGAAATATTTGATGGTGTAATTACTGGAGTTACAGAATGGGGAATTTACGTAGAAATTTCATCAAATAAATGCGAAGGAATGGTTAGAATTAGAGATATAAAAAGCGATTATTATATTTTTGATGAAAAACAATACGCAATTGTTGGTCAATCTACCAAAAATATTTATCAATTAGGAAATGAAGTAAAAATTAGAGTTAAAAATACAGATTTAGAACGTAAGCATTTAGATTTTTCTCTAATAGAAGATTAA
- the gltX gene encoding glutamate--tRNA ligase produces MESNVRVRFAPSPTGPLHIGGVRTALYNYLFAKKYNGTFILRIEDTDQTRYVANAEQYIIDSLEWCNIPFDEGPGKNEKFGPYRQSERKELYKKYATILINSGWAYYAFDSSESLDAERKGHEAEGKTFIYNWHNREKGRLVNSLVLTADEVQTKINAGENYVIRFKSPQDETLILQDEIRGTIKIDTNTLDDKILFKSDGMPTYHLANIVDDHLMEISHVIRGEEWLPSMPLHVLLYKAFGWNAPKFAHLPLILKPVGKGKLSKRDGDKLGFPVFPLAYTNEETNEVSRGYKEDGYFADSFINMLAFLGWNPGTEQEIFSLDELVQSFDLKRVSKSGAKFNPDKTKWFNQQYMQSKSDAELTDLYLPILSEKGISKDKEFVQKVVSSIKERAIFVADFWDLSNFFFETPTEFDAKASKKNWKEGTAELMTELIAVISSIEDFSSANTEKEIKEWITAKEIGFGKVMQPLRLALVGKLAGPHLFDIIAMIGKEETIKRLENAIKNL; encoded by the coding sequence ATGGAATCTAATGTACGCGTTCGTTTTGCACCAAGTCCTACAGGACCTTTACATATTGGTGGTGTAAGAACAGCTTTATATAATTATTTATTTGCTAAAAAATATAACGGAACTTTTATTTTAAGGATAGAAGACACAGACCAAACACGTTATGTTGCAAATGCAGAACAATATATTATAGACTCTTTGGAATGGTGTAATATTCCGTTTGATGAAGGTCCAGGAAAGAACGAAAAATTTGGTCCTTATCGTCAATCAGAGCGTAAAGAATTATATAAAAAATATGCTACTATCTTAATAAATTCTGGTTGGGCATATTATGCTTTTGATTCTTCAGAATCTTTAGATGCAGAAAGAAAAGGTCATGAAGCAGAAGGAAAAACCTTTATTTACAACTGGCATAACAGAGAAAAAGGACGCTTAGTAAATTCATTGGTTTTAACAGCTGATGAAGTGCAAACTAAAATAAATGCTGGCGAAAATTATGTAATCCGTTTTAAATCTCCGCAAGATGAAACCTTGATTTTACAAGATGAAATTCGTGGAACCATTAAAATTGATACAAATACATTAGATGATAAAATTTTATTTAAATCTGATGGAATGCCAACCTATCATTTAGCGAATATTGTTGATGATCATTTAATGGAAATTAGCCACGTAATTCGTGGTGAAGAATGGTTACCTTCTATGCCTTTACACGTTTTATTATACAAAGCTTTTGGTTGGAATGCTCCAAAATTTGCACATTTACCATTGATTTTAAAACCTGTTGGAAAAGGAAAATTAAGTAAAAGAGATGGCGATAAATTAGGTTTCCCAGTGTTTCCTTTAGCGTACACAAACGAAGAAACTAATGAAGTTTCACGTGGATATAAGGAAGATGGTTATTTTGCAGATAGTTTTATAAATATGTTGGCTTTCTTAGGGTGGAATCCTGGAACAGAACAGGAAATCTTCTCTTTGGATGAATTAGTACAATCTTTTGATTTAAAACGCGTTAGTAAGTCTGGAGCCAAGTTTAATCCGGATAAAACAAAATGGTTTAATCAACAGTACATGCAATCTAAATCTGATGCAGAATTAACTGATTTATATCTACCAATTTTATCAGAAAAAGGAATTTCTAAGGATAAAGAATTTGTTCAAAAAGTAGTTTCATCAATCAAAGAAAGAGCAATTTTTGTTGCTGATTTTTGGGATTTGTCAAATTTCTTTTTTGAAACTCCAACTGAGTTTGATGCCAAAGCATCAAAGAAAAATTGGAAAGAAGGAACTGCTGAATTAATGACAGAATTAATTGCTGTTATTTCTTCTATTGAAGATTTTTCATCAGCAAATACAGAAAAAGAAATAAAAGAATGGATTACCGCTAAAGAAATTGGTTTTGGTAAAGTTATGCAACCTTTACGTTTGGCTTTAGTTGGTAAATTAGCTGGTCCTCATTTGTTTGATATTATTGCAATGATTGGCAAAGAAGAAACTATTAAAAGATTAGAAAACGCAATTAAAAACCTATAA
- a CDS encoding LytTR family DNA-binding domain-containing protein encodes MLIVNDKLLKLKKEKINSIKKDEITIFSENKKENLTLNIDKLIYITIDGNYASFFIKKTKGIKELILRNTLSNILKQIENYPFIFRCHKSYIINSLFFDEITGNARGYFLKSKNIENKIPVSRSLNKTELEKLLKI; translated from the coding sequence ATGCTGATAGTAAATGATAAATTACTAAAACTAAAAAAAGAAAAAATTAATAGCATAAAAAAAGATGAAATAACCATCTTTTCAGAAAATAAGAAAGAAAATTTAACTCTAAATATTGATAAATTAATTTACATTACTATAGATGGTAATTATGCAAGTTTCTTTATAAAAAAAACAAAAGGTATAAAAGAATTAATTTTAAGAAACACATTATCTAACATTTTAAAACAGATAGAAAACTATCCATTTATCTTTAGATGTCATAAATCTTATATTATAAATTCTCTATTTTTTGATGAAATTACAGGTAATGCAAGAGGTTATTTTTTAAAATCTAAAAATATTGAAAACAAAATTCCTGTTTCTAGAAGTTTAAATAAAACAGAATTAGAAAAATTACTAAAAATATAG
- a CDS encoding twin-arginine translocase TatA/TatE family subunit — protein MYSFNIFLLGMPSGPSMILIIVAVLLLFGGKKIPELMKGIGGGLKEFKKAAKEEPEEKIEEKK, from the coding sequence ATGTATAGTTTTAATATATTTTTATTAGGAATGCCTAGTGGCCCTTCAATGATTTTAATTATTGTGGCAGTTTTATTACTATTTGGTGGAAAAAAAATACCAGAACTAATGAAAGGAATTGGTGGTGGCCTAAAAGAGTTTAAAAAGGCAGCAAAAGAAGAACCTGAAGAAAAAATAGAAGAAAAAAAATAA
- the rpiB gene encoding ribose 5-phosphate isomerase B, with translation MTIAIGNDHAGTEYKFEIIKHLEEKGYKVLNFGTDTNDSMDYPDAIHPTADAVESGKAEFGIILCGSGNGAQMTANKHQGIRAALCWNNELVTLTRQHNDANILAIPARFVSLQQAIGFVDIFLTTEFEGGRHQNRINKISC, from the coding sequence ATGACAATTGCCATAGGTAACGATCACGCAGGTACAGAATATAAATTCGAAATTATAAAACATTTAGAAGAAAAAGGCTATAAAGTTCTAAATTTTGGAACCGATACAAACGATTCTATGGATTATCCAGATGCAATTCACCCAACAGCAGATGCAGTAGAAAGTGGTAAAGCAGAATTTGGTATTATTCTTTGTGGTTCTGGTAACGGCGCACAAATGACCGCAAATAAACATCAAGGTATTAGAGCTGCACTTTGTTGGAATAATGAGTTGGTTACCTTAACAAGACAACATAATGATGCAAATATATTAGCAATTCCTGCACGTTTTGTTTCTTTACAACAAGCAATCGGGTTTGTAGATATTTTTCTTACTACAGAATTTGAAGGTGGAAGACATCAAAATAGAATTAATAAAATTTCTTGTTAA
- a CDS encoding head GIN domain-containing protein yields MKKTIFICALLVSFNFLAQSTVTTNLGDFTTLKVYNGIEVELIKSNEQKLEITGKKSEMVKVKNVDNTLKLSLPFSLKPENNAANGQVLIKLYYNSNIAIIDANEGSTITGKEITQDKLEVNAQERAFINLVVNTKHLDVRTSSGGIIKLSGKTKNQDVNVDLYGIYNGFALKATANSTVFSGTGAKAEILAGETLNAKVSFGGSIFYKGNPEVVKDKKVIGGIIQKRD; encoded by the coding sequence ATGAAAAAAACAATTTTTATATGTGCGTTATTAGTTAGTTTTAACTTTTTAGCACAAAGTACAGTAACTACTAATTTAGGAGATTTTACAACGTTAAAAGTGTATAACGGTATAGAAGTAGAGTTGATAAAATCTAACGAACAAAAGTTAGAAATTACTGGTAAAAAGTCTGAAATGGTAAAAGTTAAAAATGTAGATAATACATTAAAATTGTCTTTACCTTTTTCTTTAAAACCAGAAAATAATGCTGCAAATGGTCAAGTGTTAATAAAGCTTTATTATAATTCTAATATTGCTATTATTGATGCTAATGAAGGTTCAACAATTACCGGAAAAGAAATTACCCAAGATAAATTAGAAGTAAATGCACAAGAAAGAGCATTTATAAATTTAGTGGTAAACACAAAGCATTTAGATGTAAGAACTTCATCTGGTGGAATTATAAAATTATCTGGTAAAACTAAAAATCAAGATGTAAATGTAGATTTATACGGTATTTATAACGGGTTTGCTTTAAAAGCTACTGCAAACTCAACAGTTTTTTCTGGTACAGGAGCAAAAGCAGAAATCTTAGCTGGCGAAACTTTAAATGCAAAAGTAAGTTTTGGAGGTTCAATTTTTTACAAAGGAAATCCAGAAGTTGTAAAGGATAAAAAAGTTATTGGAGGAATCATTCAAAAAAGAGATTAA
- a CDS encoding diacylglycerol kinase family protein yields the protein MSNSWFIIANPTSGNRNFSKQWKEIQQLLNTKKIDFSFAFTQFSKHEIELVDKAIQKGFRNIISIGGDGTLHHVVNGIMLQRYTKTSDITIAVIPIGTGNDWVKNYNIPNNIEKALEIIQKNKTILQDIGVLKTENKTTFFNNAAGLGYDGYIVNKLKTLKYLGSIAYLLSGLIGLLFYKKSVFKIIFDDKIFEENCLMTVFGICKFSGGGMQFTENVNPSDGLFDITIAKNLNLLDLVFNLPKLYSGKIVNHKKVATYKTKKITVIPQTSKPFIQADGELIGTGKVSVKIIEKAIGFVIS from the coding sequence ATGTCTAATTCTTGGTTTATAATTGCAAATCCTACTTCTGGAAATCGGAATTTTTCTAAACAATGGAAAGAAATTCAACAATTATTAAACACTAAGAAAATAGACTTTTCTTTTGCTTTTACACAGTTTTCTAAACACGAAATCGAATTGGTAGATAAAGCAATTCAAAAAGGTTTTAGAAATATTATTTCGATTGGTGGAGATGGAACACTACATCATGTAGTTAACGGAATAATGTTGCAAAGATATACAAAAACTTCTGATATAACTATTGCAGTAATTCCTATAGGAACAGGAAATGATTGGGTAAAAAACTATAATATTCCAAATAATATAGAAAAAGCTTTAGAAATCATCCAAAAAAATAAAACCATTTTACAAGATATTGGAGTTTTAAAAACTGAAAATAAAACAACTTTTTTTAACAATGCTGCTGGTTTAGGTTATGATGGTTACATTGTTAATAAACTAAAAACTTTAAAATATTTAGGATCTATTGCTTATTTATTAAGCGGATTAATTGGTTTATTATTTTATAAAAAATCTGTTTTTAAAATTATTTTTGATGATAAAATCTTTGAAGAAAACTGTTTAATGACCGTTTTTGGTATTTGTAAATTTTCTGGTGGTGGAATGCAGTTTACAGAAAATGTAAATCCTTCGGATGGTTTGTTTGATATTACCATTGCTAAAAACCTAAATTTATTAGACTTAGTTTTTAATCTGCCTAAATTATATTCTGGTAAAATTGTAAACCATAAAAAGGTAGCAACTTATAAAACAAAAAAAATAACTGTTATTCCACAAACTTCTAAACCTTTTATTCAAGCAGATGGAGAATTAATTGGTACAGGAAAAGTATCAGTAAAAATTATTGAAAAAGCCATTGGTTTTGTTATTTCTTAA
- a CDS encoding YbjQ family protein, whose amino-acid sequence MILTTTNNIENFKIVDYLGIVTGTAYDSSYTSKGKKMSFKDMFSMSKYYEMYSLGLEGIKEKAFQNLKDNAVKLGANAVVGIQLDVEPLANSSTLLVSITGTAVKVE is encoded by the coding sequence ATGATTTTAACAACAACAAATAATATAGAGAATTTTAAAATAGTCGATTATTTAGGTATAGTAACTGGTACAGCTTATGATTCTAGTTATACCTCTAAAGGAAAAAAAATGTCTTTTAAAGATATGTTTAGCATGTCTAAGTATTACGAAATGTATTCTTTAGGTTTAGAAGGTATTAAAGAAAAAGCATTTCAAAATTTAAAAGATAATGCTGTTAAATTAGGCGCAAATGCTGTTGTTGGTATTCAGTTAGATGTAGAACCACTTGCAAATTCATCAACTTTATTAGTTTCTATTACAGGTACAGCAGTAAAAGTGGAATAA